Proteins encoded in a region of the Hyphomicrobiales bacterium genome:
- a CDS encoding PAS domain-containing protein: MKHTHTNELYIYWNRIRGARIAPDRSALEPADIRNVLKDTFILHVGGSDDYTFRLAGTRTCSLFGREVKNSNFMDLLDGDSKDAIQTLLHTTCEDASVNILGLVGKNRQGLTIPLEAIFLPLKLNGRTDARIMGCLAPLQMPYWAGMEPIKQLQLSSLRMIMPHQHKVEIARPLQADIEAEEQSIKFSGSRKVGHLTVLDGGVH, translated from the coding sequence ATGAAACATACTCATACGAATGAACTTTACATATACTGGAATCGCATTAGAGGCGCCCGTATTGCGCCGGATCGCTCAGCATTAGAGCCCGCAGATATTCGAAATGTTTTAAAAGATACATTTATCCTGCATGTTGGCGGGAGCGACGACTATACTTTCCGGTTAGCAGGAACCCGCACATGCAGTCTTTTTGGCCGCGAAGTGAAAAACAGCAATTTCATGGATCTATTAGATGGCGATAGCAAAGACGCCATCCAAACACTTCTGCATACGACGTGCGAAGATGCATCAGTGAATATTCTTGGCCTTGTTGGCAAGAACAGACAAGGACTTACAATACCACTTGAAGCAATCTTTCTGCCTTTAAAATTGAATGGCCGAACAGATGCCCGCATTATGGGATGCTTAGCGCCACTACAAATGCCTTATTGGGCCGGTATGGAGCCAATTAAACAACTTCAGCTTTCCAGCCTTCGGATGATTATGCCGCATCAACATAAAGTAGAAATCGCACGCCCATTGCAAGCAGACATTGAGGCTGAAGAGCAAAGCATAAAATTTTCTGGATCTCGTAAAGTCGGCCACCTGACTGTGCTTGATGGCGGCGTACACTAG
- a CDS encoding CBS domain-containing protein produces the protein MKLSQLLDKKGRKTLTVDANETLSSVFSVLAQNKIGALVVCNAKEEVVGIISERDLVKAIAKDGERTLSWPVESCMTTDVITCSENDTVNDVMEKMTAGRFRHMPVVENNKLSGVISIGDVVKNRIEEVEREAADIRAYIHAS, from the coding sequence ATGAAATTATCACAGTTATTGGATAAAAAAGGACGTAAAACGCTTACTGTTGATGCGAATGAGACACTTTCATCGGTTTTTTCGGTCTTGGCGCAGAATAAGATTGGCGCGCTTGTCGTGTGTAATGCAAAAGAAGAGGTCGTCGGGATTATTTCTGAGCGTGATCTGGTGAAAGCTATTGCTAAAGACGGCGAGCGAACGCTGTCATGGCCAGTGGAATCTTGCATGACCACGGATGTCATTACTTGCTCAGAAAACGATACGGTGAATGACGTTATGGAAAAGATGACCGCAGGACGGTTTCGTCATATGCCGGTTGTTGAAAATAACAAGCTTAGCGGCGTGATCTCAATCGGTGATGTTGTTAAAAATCGAATAGAAGAAGTCGAACGGGAAGCGGCTGATATTCGTGCTTATATCCACGCTAGTTAA
- a CDS encoding patatin-like phospholipase family protein, giving the protein MVKPRLGLALGGGAAKGWSHIGFMRALDEAGIKPDIISGTSIGAVVGGCWAAGHLDELEKFARSLTQRRVFALMDVSLSGSGLINGSRLGKILTQNLNDIEIQDLKIPFACIATELSNGNEIWLTKGHLASALQASYALPGVFKPVKVENRWLVDGALVNPVPVTTCRAMNANYVIGISLTSSGVGKGTVMANTMLATSLNEDDINGLDIVDKTASGIEQNTDAKRLVRRQILGRKDGPPGISSVMMQSFNIIQDRIARSRLAGDPPDTLVSPQIGDIGLFDFHRASEAIDAGYAAAKPIIAMLAPQFSQNSAKSEKQSIAV; this is encoded by the coding sequence ATGGTGAAACCACGTTTAGGTCTGGCGTTAGGTGGAGGTGCAGCAAAAGGTTGGTCGCATATAGGGTTTATGCGCGCACTCGATGAAGCTGGCATCAAGCCCGATATTATCAGCGGCACATCAATAGGTGCCGTGGTTGGCGGATGTTGGGCCGCAGGCCACCTTGACGAGCTCGAGAAATTTGCCCGCTCACTCACACAACGCCGCGTCTTTGCTCTCATGGACGTCAGTCTCTCTGGCAGTGGTCTGATCAATGGATCGCGTCTAGGCAAAATTTTGACCCAAAACCTCAATGACATTGAAATTCAAGATCTCAAGATACCCTTCGCCTGCATCGCCACAGAGCTTTCTAACGGCAATGAAATTTGGCTCACCAAAGGCCATCTGGCATCCGCTCTTCAAGCATCTTATGCCCTGCCCGGCGTGTTCAAACCAGTTAAGGTAGAAAACCGCTGGCTCGTAGACGGAGCGCTCGTCAATCCCGTACCGGTCACAACCTGTCGCGCAATGAACGCGAACTATGTCATCGGCATCAGCCTGACATCAAGTGGCGTTGGCAAAGGCACAGTCATGGCTAATACAATGCTAGCCACCTCTTTAAATGAAGACGACATTAATGGCTTGGATATAGTGGATAAAACCGCATCTGGAATAGAGCAAAATACCGATGCAAAACGCCTTGTTCGCCGCCAGATATTGGGCCGTAAAGACGGACCGCCAGGTATCTCGTCTGTGATGATGCAATCCTTTAACATCATCCAAGACCGTATTGCACGCTCACGTCTGGCTGGTGATCCGCCCGATACATTAGTATCACCCCAAATAGGTGATATCGGCCTATTTGATTTTCATCGCGCAAGCGAAGCGATTGATGCAGGCTATGCAGCAGCAAAACCAATTATTGCAATGCTCGCACCGCAATTTTCTCAAAATAGCGCCAAATCAGAAAAGCAATCAATCGCAGTTTAA
- a CDS encoding rhomboid family intramembrane serine protease — translation MAHNGNGEFDGKSESSEDSVTDHERRQPAFNVPMVILVSIVLLAAVHLYRFYILDADGDQQFLLAFAFFPVRFNAEAMVGLEHFFPGGQAGALASFVTYGFIHGDWLHIIVNVFWLLVFGSALARRFGVVRFILMSLIGSVAGALLHLATNWGSPIPVVGASAAISAHMACAARFAFVPYGPLGRPRSDHPGAFFLPSLSIFEMARNVQVVSFLGIWFAINLIFGLGSGVIDGETSIAWQAHIGGFLAGLILFPLFDPVERAE, via the coding sequence TTGGCACATAATGGTAATGGTGAATTTGATGGAAAATCGGAGTCCAGTGAGGACTCGGTGACAGATCATGAGCGCAGGCAGCCAGCCTTTAATGTGCCAATGGTCATTCTTGTCTCAATTGTACTACTTGCAGCGGTTCATCTTTATCGCTTTTACATTCTTGATGCTGATGGTGATCAACAGTTTTTGCTTGCCTTTGCTTTTTTCCCGGTACGTTTTAACGCTGAAGCTATGGTGGGTTTAGAGCATTTTTTCCCAGGCGGACAGGCGGGTGCTTTGGCCAGTTTTGTGACCTATGGGTTCATTCACGGCGACTGGCTGCATATTATTGTGAATGTGTTTTGGTTGCTGGTTTTTGGCAGTGCGCTTGCGCGACGGTTTGGTGTGGTACGATTTATACTTATGTCGCTGATTGGCTCAGTGGCTGGTGCGTTATTACATTTAGCAACAAATTGGGGCTCGCCTATTCCTGTGGTAGGGGCTTCGGCAGCTATTTCAGCACATATGGCCTGTGCAGCGCGGTTTGCTTTTGTACCCTATGGTCCGCTCGGTCGACCACGATCAGATCATCCCGGTGCGTTCTTCCTACCGTCTCTATCTATTTTTGAAATGGCGCGAAATGTTCAAGTTGTTAGTTTTCTTGGTATTTGGTTCGCCATTAACCTGATATTTGGCCTTGGAAGTGGCGTTATTGACGGTGAGACCTCTATTGCATGGCAGGCCCATATTGGTGGTTTTTTGGCGGGCCTAATCCTATTTCCATTGTTCGATCCTGTTGAACGTGCAGAATGA
- a CDS encoding PilZ domain-containing protein — translation MTAFMKSKRQRADMPKLDRRNYQRVKINVLGRFMLENQQEYPCHIRDMSPGNLGISGPISGEIGEKVVAYVDHVGRIEGLITRVFDSGFAMSVNAPLRKRDKLSTQLTWLANRHELNLPEDRRHLREAPETPYASITLHDGTEVKAKILDMSLSGAALMLERPIQIGAPLLVGKIRSRVVRVFEEGIAVEFSKIQNTDFG, via the coding sequence ATGACTGCTTTTATGAAATCAAAACGCCAACGTGCTGACATGCCGAAATTAGACCGTCGTAATTATCAGCGCGTAAAAATCAATGTCTTGGGTCGATTTATGTTGGAAAATCAACAGGAATACCCGTGCCATATTCGCGATATGTCACCCGGAAACCTTGGAATTAGCGGACCTATTTCAGGTGAAATAGGTGAAAAAGTGGTCGCTTATGTTGATCATGTTGGCCGCATTGAAGGCCTCATAACCAGAGTTTTTGATAGTGGTTTTGCAATGTCTGTTAATGCGCCACTGCGCAAACGTGACAAATTATCCACTCAGCTTACTTGGCTTGCCAATCGCCATGAACTCAATCTACCAGAAGATCGTCGCCATTTACGCGAAGCTCCTGAAACACCTTATGCAAGCATCACATTGCATGATGGAACCGAAGTTAAAGCCAAAATCCTCGATATGTCGCTATCTGGTGCAGCTTTAATGCTTGAACGGCCTATTCAAATTGGCGCACCACTCTTGGTTGGAAAAATCAGATCACGTGTTGTACGCGTTTTCGAAGAAGGTATTGCGGTAGAGTTTTCAAAAATACAAAACACTGATTTCGGCTAA
- a CDS encoding transglutaminase-like cysteine peptidase — protein sequence MLGTTTKFILKTAIIVSAVTFIANNAEAKSIPFMDTGKITSIPIGHYEFCNQNPSECRTKTKGDVRVKLTKKNWETVLNVNYQANQSIEAVTDADLYGTEEYWTYPTHAGDCEDYVLEKRKALMAQGWPPSALLITVVLQPNGEGHAVLTVRTDRGDLVLDNLDDRVMLWSETPYTYIKRQSKNHTGKWELIKDIRVGSVASISQ from the coding sequence ATGCTAGGGACTACAACAAAATTCATATTAAAGACTGCGATTATTGTTAGCGCAGTGACTTTTATAGCAAACAACGCAGAAGCCAAAAGTATACCGTTTATGGATACTGGAAAAATAACCAGTATACCTATTGGACACTATGAGTTCTGCAATCAGAACCCTTCAGAATGTCGGACAAAAACAAAAGGTGATGTGCGCGTTAAATTGACAAAGAAGAATTGGGAAACAGTTCTCAATGTCAATTATCAAGCAAACCAATCAATCGAAGCTGTCACAGACGCTGATCTTTATGGCACAGAAGAATATTGGACATACCCAACTCATGCAGGTGATTGCGAAGATTATGTTTTAGAAAAACGTAAAGCCTTAATGGCGCAGGGTTGGCCGCCTTCAGCTTTGCTAATCACGGTTGTTTTGCAACCAAACGGTGAAGGCCATGCTGTTTTGACCGTACGCACAGACCGAGGTGACCTCGTTCTTGATAACCTTGATGATCGTGTGATGCTGTGGAGCGAAACGCCGTACACTTACATCAAGCGTCAGTCTAAGAATCACACTGGTAAGTGGGAACTGATTAAAGACATTCGTGTCGGATCAGTAGCAAGTATCAGCCAGTAA